From Treponema vincentii F0403, the proteins below share one genomic window:
- a CDS encoding ABC transporter permease subunit, producing the protein MKFDLPTGLPRPSFESRQHNQSSPENFFKKKNLRTFTIIFTAAVLYIASALMTDFTAWNALTGIPRGLYWLVRNFLPSSQSLTVLPLIFKTSLHTAVIAVTASTAAFCVACIAAIAGSQTTGRFRILRIVCAGTASFCRNIPLPAWSILLLLSFKQNAVTGFLALFFITAGHLTRAFTEIIDSHAEESYTALEAAGVPYIPIIIHGVLPNVLPLFISWLLYAIETNVRDSALIGILTGTGIGFLFNLYFKSFRYPEAGLIICILMILVLCIDSISNTVRRILL; encoded by the coding sequence ATGAAATTTGATCTTCCGACAGGCTTACCGCGGCCGTCCTTTGAATCCCGACAGCACAACCAATCATCTCCTGAAAATTTTTTTAAGAAAAAAAACCTCAGAACATTTACCATTATTTTTACCGCCGCGGTGTTATACATTGCTTCGGCGCTTATGACCGATTTTACTGCGTGGAATGCGCTAACAGGCATCCCGCGCGGACTATATTGGCTGGTACGGAACTTTCTGCCTTCGAGCCAATCGCTTACCGTACTGCCGCTCATTTTTAAAACTTCGCTGCATACTGCCGTCATTGCGGTAACGGCTTCGACTGCAGCCTTTTGCGTTGCCTGTATAGCGGCAATTGCCGGCTCCCAAACCACCGGACGCTTCCGCATCCTGCGTATTGTCTGCGCCGGCACAGCTTCTTTTTGCAGAAACATCCCGCTTCCGGCATGGTCTATCCTATTGCTGTTATCCTTTAAGCAAAATGCCGTAACGGGTTTTTTAGCGCTTTTTTTTATTACCGCCGGACATCTTACACGCGCCTTTACGGAAATTATCGATTCTCATGCCGAAGAATCCTATACAGCCCTGGAAGCGGCCGGTGTACCGTATATCCCGATTATCATCCACGGCGTATTGCCTAACGTTCTTCCGCTCTTTATCTCATGGTTACTCTACGCTATAGAAACCAATGTCAGAGACTCCGCTTTGATCGGCATTTTAACCGGGACGGGAATCGGTTTTCTCTTCAATCTGTATTTTAAGAGTTTCCGCTACCCGGAAGCAGGACTTATTATTTGTATATTGATGATACTGGTACTCTGCATTGACAGCATTTCCAACACGGTGCGGAGGATATTATTATGA
- the deoD gene encoding purine-nucleoside phosphorylase — protein MSVHIGAKQGEIAERILLPGDPLRAKFVAENFLENARCYNEVRGMFGFTGTYKGVKVSVQGTGMGQPSISIYANELFREYGVQKAIRIGTAGALQKDIPLRSLIIGMSAATNSGSNTLRFRGTQFAPTADWKLLKHAYDAAVRLGYNPLVGAIASSDVFYDELETWKLWSKYGLLAIEMEAAELYTLAAQYKRQALALLTISDNMVTNEETTAEERQTSFTAMMQTALEAIIAE, from the coding sequence ATGAGTGTTCACATTGGGGCAAAGCAAGGCGAGATTGCCGAACGGATTTTGTTGCCGGGCGACCCGCTGCGGGCAAAATTTGTTGCCGAAAACTTTTTGGAAAATGCTCGCTGCTACAACGAAGTGCGCGGTATGTTCGGGTTTACCGGCACCTATAAGGGGGTAAAGGTCTCCGTACAAGGCACCGGCATGGGGCAACCGTCCATTTCTATTTATGCGAACGAGCTTTTCCGCGAATACGGCGTGCAGAAAGCAATCCGTATCGGTACTGCAGGCGCATTGCAGAAGGATATTCCGCTGCGCTCATTGATTATCGGTATGAGCGCCGCGACTAATTCCGGTTCAAACACTCTCCGTTTCCGCGGCACTCAGTTTGCCCCTACCGCAGACTGGAAGCTCTTAAAGCATGCGTATGATGCAGCCGTCCGGCTGGGTTATAATCCGCTGGTTGGGGCTATCGCTTCTTCGGATGTGTTTTACGACGAGCTTGAAACATGGAAGCTGTGGTCAAAGTACGGCCTTTTGGCGATTGAGATGGAAGCCGCAGAACTGTATACCCTTGCCGCGCAATATAAGCGGCAGGCGCTCGCACTGCTTACCATTTCCGATAATATGGTTACCAACGAGGAAACCACTGCGGAAGAGCGGCAGACATCATTTACCGCGATGATGCAAACCGCGCTTGAGGCAATTATCGCCGAATAG
- the msrB gene encoding peptide-methionine (R)-S-oxide reductase MsrB yields MIYKRIHLAIPLCIALALCGCIKAQAGEIHKPQGGINISPAKSGGGGGVSMITAGNIKEIYLAGGCFWGVEGYFRRIAGVVETDTGYANGTTGTTDYQQIHGTDHAETVKITYNSGVIALEELLEHYFRIIDPLSVNKQGNDIGRQYRTGIYYTDKADAPVIQAFLKRMQARYTRPIAVETAPLRNFVLAEEYHQDYLEKNPNGYCHINLNLASVPLHDEAQFQTPDTRQLKERLTPLQYSVTQEKATERPFTSEYDKFDGKGIYVDIVTGKPLFSSSDKYDAGCGWPSFTKPITSQAVDFTRDSSHGMERVEVTSKTGGAHLGHVFDDGPQDKTGLRYCINGASLRFVPYGEMDAAGYGDYKQYVTD; encoded by the coding sequence ATGATTTATAAACGTATTCATTTAGCGATACCGCTCTGTATTGCCTTGGCTCTCTGCGGCTGTATAAAGGCACAAGCAGGAGAAATACATAAACCGCAGGGCGGAATCAACATATCCCCGGCGAAAAGCGGCGGGGGCGGAGGTGTATCTATGATAACGGCAGGGAATATAAAAGAAATTTACTTGGCGGGTGGCTGCTTTTGGGGCGTCGAGGGGTATTTCCGCCGCATTGCGGGCGTCGTCGAGACCGATACGGGGTATGCAAACGGTACAACCGGTACTACCGACTATCAGCAAATACACGGTACCGACCATGCCGAAACGGTCAAGATAACATATAATAGCGGCGTTATCGCGCTTGAAGAATTGCTGGAACATTATTTCCGCATTATCGACCCGCTTTCCGTGAATAAGCAGGGGAATGATATCGGCAGGCAGTACCGCACCGGAATTTACTACACCGATAAGGCTGATGCACCGGTTATTCAAGCTTTTTTAAAACGGATGCAGGCACGGTATACGCGCCCGATTGCGGTAGAAACAGCGCCGCTGCGGAATTTTGTCTTAGCGGAAGAATATCATCAAGATTATCTGGAAAAAAATCCTAACGGCTACTGCCATATCAACTTAAACCTTGCCTCCGTGCCGCTGCACGATGAAGCACAGTTTCAAACGCCGGATACAAGGCAGCTCAAGGAACGACTGACACCGCTGCAATACAGCGTAACGCAGGAGAAGGCAACCGAACGGCCGTTCACCAGCGAATATGACAAGTTTGACGGAAAGGGCATTTATGTAGATATCGTGACGGGAAAACCGCTTTTTTCTTCGAGCGATAAATACGATGCAGGCTGTGGGTGGCCGAGTTTTACCAAACCGATTACCTCGCAGGCGGTAGATTTTACACGCGATAGCAGCCACGGGATGGAACGGGTTGAGGTTACGTCAAAAACCGGCGGCGCCCATTTGGGGCACGTTTTTGACGACGGTCCGCAAGATAAAACGGGCTTGCGCTACTGCATCAACGGAGCTTCGCTGCGGTTTGTTCCCTACGGAGAAATGGATGCCGCCGGCTACGGAGACTATAAGCAGTACGTAACCGACTGA
- a CDS encoding 16S rRNA pseudouridine(516) synthase: protein MVVRIDKILAANGLGSRKDIRRLLRKEDFRINGTRVTDAGTLLDPEHDALSRNGETLHLRTCCYLMLNKPAGVVTSTADPLHSTVMELLPPPFSAMELFPIGRLDLDTEGLLIITNDGALTHRLTAPKSACIKSYYLETAEPFTENAFTAARIACAEGLPLGKNFTCLPATFERTTSQRVKTEWAFLMHICEGKYHQVKKMVKALGNEVVYLKRIAMGDVTLDPQLPAGSCRELTPDEISILTSHN, encoded by the coding sequence ATGGTTGTCAGAATAGATAAAATACTTGCGGCGAACGGACTCGGTTCGCGGAAAGATATCAGGCGGCTTTTACGGAAAGAAGATTTCCGCATCAACGGTACGAGGGTAACCGATGCAGGGACGCTTCTTGACCCGGAACACGACGCGCTGTCCCGCAACGGAGAAACGCTGCATCTCCGTACCTGCTGCTACCTTATGCTCAATAAACCTGCAGGAGTTGTTACCTCCACCGCAGATCCCTTACACAGCACCGTCATGGAACTACTGCCGCCGCCTTTTTCCGCAATGGAGTTATTCCCCATCGGACGGCTCGACCTCGACACCGAAGGACTTCTCATCATTACCAATGACGGTGCTCTTACCCACCGCCTTACCGCCCCGAAATCTGCCTGTATAAAAAGCTATTACCTTGAAACCGCCGAACCTTTTACCGAAAACGCTTTTACCGCCGCCCGGATAGCCTGCGCCGAAGGATTGCCGCTGGGAAAAAACTTTACCTGCCTCCCCGCAACCTTTGAACGTACGACAAGCCAAAGAGTAAAAACGGAATGGGCATTTTTAATGCACATCTGCGAAGGAAAGTATCATCAAGTAAAAAAAATGGTAAAAGCGCTCGGAAATGAGGTTGTATATCTCAAGCGGATTGCTATGGGCGATGTTACGCTCGATCCGCAATTACCGGCAGGTTCTTGCCGTGAGCTTACCCCTGATGAAATTTCGATACTGACCTCACACAATTGA
- the phnC gene encoding phosphonate ABC transporter ATP-binding protein has protein sequence MITFKNVSKQYAGGRLALDSVNVTIEQGTIVSVIGPSGAGKTTFIRCINRLIDCTAGTIEIDGEAIQQMNSLRLKQLRRKIGMIFQNYNLVERLTVLENTLHGCLGALPFYRSLCGLYPQKEKEQALAILEELGISDYLYQRCADLSGGQKQRTGIARALMQNPQILLCDEPVSSLDPQSAQDILDYIEKIVRTRNLTCIMNLHHVEYAKRYSDRILGLRGGRLFFDGKPQELSEEILRGIFSSGSHTEKKEHHEI, from the coding sequence TTGATTACCTTTAAAAATGTTTCAAAGCAATATGCGGGCGGCAGACTTGCGCTGGATTCCGTCAATGTGACAATCGAACAAGGCACGATAGTTTCGGTTATCGGGCCGTCAGGCGCAGGTAAGACAACCTTTATCCGCTGTATCAACAGACTGATTGACTGTACTGCCGGTACAATTGAAATTGACGGCGAAGCGATTCAGCAAATGAACAGTCTCCGTTTAAAACAGCTTCGTAGAAAAATCGGAATGATTTTTCAGAACTACAATTTAGTGGAACGGCTGACTGTTTTGGAAAACACGCTTCACGGCTGCCTCGGCGCTTTGCCGTTCTACCGCAGCTTATGCGGACTGTATCCGCAAAAAGAAAAAGAGCAGGCACTGGCAATACTCGAAGAGCTGGGCATTTCGGATTATCTTTATCAACGGTGTGCCGATTTAAGCGGCGGACAAAAACAGCGTACCGGTATCGCCAGAGCGTTGATGCAAAATCCGCAAATACTCTTGTGCGATGAGCCGGTATCTTCACTTGATCCGCAAAGTGCTCAGGACATACTTGACTATATCGAAAAAATAGTCAGAACACGGAATCTTACCTGCATTATGAATCTGCACCATGTCGAATATGCAAAGCGGTATTCCGACAGGATTCTCGGTTTACGCGGCGGACGACTGTTTTTTGACGGTAAACCGCAAGAACTTTCCGAAGAAATACTGCGCGGTATTTTTTCTTCCGGCTCTCATACGGAAAAGAAAGAACACCATGAAATTTGA
- a CDS encoding DMT family transporter, translating to MNMQLTSAQKGILCIIGSAFFFTVMNLCAKLSGNLPSIQKAFFRNSIACCTSLFFLIKSRRFILPQKKNLPFLILRTVLGTAGLISNFYAVSHLALADASILAKLAPFFTIFFSFLFLKERIRFTRLLAVVCAFAASLLIIKPAFAGAGHIFAASIACFGGLCAGGAYTCVRYLLTHKESGPMVVFFFSTGSMLILLPFFIYSFEPMSMQQLFWLLATGAAGAGGQFTVTAAYSYAPAKNIAVFDYTQILFAAAFGFLLFHEIPDRYSVAGYVIICTIALILFLKKE from the coding sequence ATGAATATGCAATTGACTTCCGCACAAAAAGGAATTTTGTGCATCATTGGTTCGGCGTTCTTTTTTACCGTGATGAATTTATGTGCAAAGCTATCGGGAAATTTGCCGTCTATCCAAAAGGCGTTTTTTAGGAATAGCATTGCCTGCTGCACATCGCTCTTTTTTCTGATAAAGAGTCGCCGGTTTATTTTACCGCAGAAAAAGAATCTGCCCTTTCTGATACTGCGGACTGTATTGGGAACTGCCGGCTTGATTTCAAATTTTTATGCCGTCAGTCACTTAGCGCTTGCCGACGCCTCCATTTTGGCAAAACTTGCGCCTTTTTTTACGATTTTTTTCTCATTCCTTTTTTTAAAAGAGCGTATACGGTTTACCCGCCTGCTCGCAGTGGTATGCGCATTTGCCGCAAGCCTCTTAATTATCAAGCCGGCTTTTGCCGGAGCCGGACATATCTTTGCAGCTTCTATAGCCTGCTTCGGAGGGTTGTGCGCAGGCGGCGCATATACTTGCGTCCGCTATCTGCTAACGCATAAAGAATCCGGTCCGATGGTGGTGTTTTTCTTTTCGACGGGCTCGATGTTGATTTTACTGCCTTTTTTCATCTACAGCTTTGAACCGATGAGCATGCAACAGCTCTTTTGGCTGCTTGCTACCGGAGCTGCGGGTGCAGGAGGGCAATTTACCGTTACCGCCGCGTATTCTTATGCTCCGGCAAAAAATATCGCCGTTTTCGACTATACGCAAATTCTCTTTGCCGCAGCATTCGGCTTTTTACTATTTCATGAAATTCCCGACCGCTACAGCGTCGCCGGTTATGTTATTATCTGTACTATTGCGCTTATACTGTTTTTAAAGAAAGAATAG
- a CDS encoding alpha-hydroxy-acid oxidizing protein: protein MSGYKCHFCAECDGHGCLGELPGMGGVFESANFIDNCAAWKKYRTDTIRDDELPPIRLAPITGGVENVGYNDEAAFYFDLIEACAEAGFLLSIGDGCPDAKIQGGLAALQRYKKTGAVFIKPYPNARIFERIDWVRSSADLIGIDIDSYNIVTMRNLVQLEQKDAHSLKELQRYAKMPFAIKGIFLPENVELVKELRPDVAVISNHGGRIETRRGSTADFLAEYGDTLRKFAGEVWVDGGLRSRTDIAAAKQLGAAQVMIGRPCITALLSGGVTGVRELYRRLTED, encoded by the coding sequence ATGAGTGGATATAAATGTCATTTTTGTGCCGAATGCGACGGACACGGGTGCCTCGGCGAACTGCCCGGAATGGGAGGCGTATTTGAGAGCGCCAATTTCATCGATAATTGCGCCGCTTGGAAAAAGTACCGCACCGATACGATTCGCGATGATGAATTACCGCCTATTCGATTAGCGCCCATTACCGGCGGCGTTGAAAATGTCGGATACAACGATGAGGCCGCGTTCTACTTTGATTTAATAGAAGCCTGCGCCGAAGCAGGTTTTTTGCTCAGTATCGGAGACGGCTGCCCGGATGCAAAGATACAAGGCGGACTTGCAGCCTTGCAGCGCTATAAAAAAACCGGAGCGGTATTCATTAAACCCTATCCGAACGCCCGTATCTTTGAGCGGATAGATTGGGTGCGTAGCTCCGCCGATCTGATAGGGATAGATATCGATTCCTATAACATTGTAACGATGCGCAACCTTGTTCAACTTGAACAAAAAGACGCGCATAGTTTAAAAGAGCTACAGCGGTATGCAAAAATGCCCTTTGCAATTAAGGGAATTTTTTTACCGGAGAATGTCGAGTTGGTAAAAGAACTGCGGCCTGATGTTGCCGTTATCTCCAACCACGGCGGAAGGATAGAAACACGGCGCGGCAGCACTGCCGATTTTCTGGCAGAGTACGGCGATACGCTCCGTAAGTTTGCCGGTGAGGTGTGGGTAGACGGAGGTTTGCGGAGTCGGACGGATATTGCCGCTGCAAAACAACTCGGGGCGGCGCAAGTTATGATTGGGCGTCCCTGCATCACCGCACTATTGAGCGGCGGCGTTACAGGTGTGCGGGAACTGTACCGCCGTCTTACCGAAGATTAA
- a CDS encoding phosphate/phosphite/phosphonate ABC transporter substrate-binding protein yields the protein MKFFLKTAKSAAQTAKSAAGSLLCRTGLFLSALCLSAILVCSCSKAEQKPLKMVFYPNESSESMKDARAAFQEILREAVGRDVEILTTTDYNIALEALVSGKADMAYVGAEGYLTAHKRNNAVIPIATNSGPSGTLDDAKYYSFIGVQHKDADTYKKADGSFDLSLLRGKRMSFVAASSTSGYVIPARVLAAAFSLDNTDDLILSDKVFSKVLFAGSHQGSQVNLFRGDADAAAFAIPQTIGVYELLEGEDYKTGAVYRVTEGADEPFTSFAGSEMTVIRSIPVLNAPITVNTNTVSASDIKKIQDALTSDKTANNPGIFNVKDSGKKGIYPKYSEKTRMVATDDAWYDELRNSTK from the coding sequence ATGAAATTCTTTTTAAAAACAGCAAAATCGGCAGCCCAAACGGCAAAATCCGCGGCAGGAAGTCTGTTGTGCCGCACCGGACTATTCTTGTCTGCGCTCTGTTTATCAGCAATACTTGTTTGCTCATGCAGTAAGGCGGAACAGAAACCGCTAAAAATGGTTTTTTATCCCAATGAATCAAGCGAATCTATGAAAGATGCCCGCGCGGCGTTTCAAGAAATATTACGGGAAGCGGTCGGCCGGGACGTCGAAATCCTCACAACGACAGATTATAACATCGCATTGGAAGCACTCGTTTCCGGTAAAGCCGATATGGCGTATGTCGGTGCGGAAGGGTACCTTACCGCTCATAAGCGGAACAATGCCGTTATCCCCATTGCAACAAATTCAGGCCCCAGCGGCACGCTTGACGATGCGAAATATTACAGCTTTATCGGCGTACAGCACAAGGATGCCGACACATATAAAAAAGCGGACGGCAGCTTTGATTTAAGCCTATTGAGAGGTAAAAGAATGTCGTTCGTGGCGGCAAGTTCGACATCGGGTTATGTGATTCCGGCACGTGTTTTAGCCGCAGCTTTTTCGCTTGACAATACCGACGACTTGATATTAAGCGATAAGGTGTTTTCCAAGGTGTTATTTGCCGGCTCTCATCAAGGCTCACAGGTAAACCTTTTCCGCGGCGATGCCGATGCGGCGGCTTTTGCCATCCCTCAAACAATCGGGGTGTATGAACTGCTCGAAGGGGAAGACTATAAAACAGGCGCCGTATACCGCGTAACGGAAGGCGCCGACGAACCCTTTACCTCATTTGCCGGAAGTGAAATGACCGTCATTCGATCCATTCCCGTCTTAAATGCTCCCATTACCGTTAATACAAATACGGTTTCCGCTTCCGATATAAAAAAAATACAAGATGCTCTGACTTCGGATAAAACGGCAAATAACCCCGGAATTTTTAACGTCAAGGACTCCGGTAAAAAAGGTATATATCCCAAGTATTCGGAAAAGACACGGATGGTTGCTACCGATGATGCATGGTATGATGAACTTAGAAATTCTACAAAGTAA
- a CDS encoding PhnE/PtxC family ABC transporter permease, with amino-acid sequence MKRHSRTIRNGQLKERCTLAIVFAVLFGISIWGFFLLAEETIDWKDSWHNLLHYGRILFLQPKRSDHLPLGELAYSLGISFALSILTTIGGAVIAFFLALGAARNIAPPAVAKIIRTITALIRAIPTIIWVLVFSVTVNIGTDAAVIGMCFHSIAYLVKVFSESFEQINRDTIDALRACGAGFTGIITQAVIPVAATSIISWTFFRFEINFINAVAIGAAAGSGGIGYYLFMAGNLYYDIREVGVITYIIFGTVILLEMLSLRLRKGIKQH; translated from the coding sequence ATGAAAAGACACTCCCGTACCATCCGCAACGGACAGCTCAAAGAACGATGCACACTCGCTATCGTATTTGCCGTCCTATTCGGTATCAGCATCTGGGGATTTTTTCTGCTGGCGGAAGAAACTATCGATTGGAAAGATTCGTGGCATAATTTACTCCACTACGGACGAATTCTTTTTTTACAGCCGAAACGCTCGGATCATCTTCCGCTCGGCGAACTCGCGTATTCGCTCGGCATCAGCTTTGCACTATCGATTTTAACGACAATCGGCGGCGCGGTTATCGCATTTTTCTTGGCGCTCGGTGCGGCCCGGAATATTGCCCCGCCGGCCGTTGCAAAAATTATCCGTACTATTACCGCGCTTATCCGCGCAATTCCTACAATTATTTGGGTGCTGGTTTTCTCGGTTACGGTGAATATCGGTACGGATGCCGCCGTTATCGGTATGTGCTTCCACAGCATTGCCTATCTGGTAAAGGTTTTTTCCGAGAGCTTTGAGCAGATTAACCGCGACACTATCGACGCCTTACGGGCATGCGGGGCGGGCTTTACCGGCATTATTACGCAAGCGGTTATTCCCGTAGCGGCGACTTCCATTATTTCGTGGACATTCTTCCGTTTTGAAATTAACTTCATAAATGCCGTCGCAATCGGCGCCGCGGCGGGCTCAGGCGGCATCGGATACTATTTATTCATGGCCGGTAATCTTTATTATGATATACGGGAAGTCGGCGTCATCACATATATTATTTTCGGTACGGTTATTTTACTGGAGATGCTTTCCTTACGCCTACGAAAAGGAATAAAGCAGCACTAA
- a CDS encoding HAD family hydrolase — translation MIKACIFDLDGTLTNTVRTLAYFVNTETAKHGLPPAPVENFKRFAGNGARTLIHRVLAYHGVTDAALEDTILKDYNAAYDADFLYLCTLYDGIAEMINELHNRGIQLAVLSNKPQPTTQKIIRAFFAEGTFSAVFGQREGVPLKPDPTGVFEILALLRRQKQECLYIGDTAVDINTGTSAGLTTVGVLWGFRDRAELEGAGATHIIAKPSELLPLVTA, via the coding sequence ATGATTAAGGCCTGTATTTTTGATTTGGACGGTACATTGACCAATACCGTGCGCACGCTTGCTTATTTTGTTAATACCGAAACGGCAAAGCACGGATTGCCCCCTGCACCGGTTGAGAATTTTAAACGGTTTGCGGGAAACGGCGCACGTACGCTTATCCATCGGGTATTGGCATACCACGGCGTTACCGATGCTGCATTAGAAGACACGATTTTGAAAGATTACAACGCAGCCTATGATGCCGATTTTTTATACCTGTGTACCTTATACGACGGCATTGCGGAGATGATTAACGAATTGCATAACCGAGGTATTCAACTAGCGGTTCTTTCGAATAAGCCGCAGCCGACTACTCAAAAAATAATCCGAGCTTTTTTTGCGGAAGGTACTTTTTCTGCCGTTTTCGGACAGCGGGAAGGGGTTCCGCTCAAACCGGATCCTACCGGCGTATTTGAAATTTTAGCGCTTTTACGCCGCCAAAAACAGGAATGCCTCTACATCGGCGATACTGCAGTAGACATCAACACCGGCACAAGTGCGGGTTTAACGACCGTCGGCGTACTGTGGGGGTTCCGCGACCGCGCCGAATTGGAAGGAGCGGGGGCAACGCATATCATCGCAAAACCGTCGGAGCTGCTGCCGCTGGTAACCGCATAA
- a CDS encoding SPFH domain-containing protein has product MKAFRKLLILALIVLACGAAVFFFGWTQFSIPAGKYGVMLSRSGGYYRQAITPGNFTWRWERIVPTNAQILVFDLTPRPVHYAADGSLPSADLYSKVLNTKDNFSWAFGIDALVTLKSDRLVAVVEKDTIQTQEMLESYIDSHIQAALQTIMYRYVSELIDNTYEYQQVKTDYHTLSEKIKDELSKATEPDFSVEAVTLTKLTIPDIHTYKIAEQAYNLYEQQREMLLAETAAKEAQYSASEQFQIERLTRWGEFLAKYPHIIELIAVAQQDSKAALDALKSVEKKQE; this is encoded by the coding sequence ATGAAAGCATTTCGTAAATTATTGATTTTGGCACTGATTGTACTCGCTTGCGGAGCGGCGGTGTTTTTTTTCGGATGGACACAATTCTCCATTCCTGCAGGAAAATACGGCGTTATGCTGTCAAGGTCGGGCGGATACTATCGGCAGGCAATTACCCCGGGAAATTTTACATGGCGATGGGAACGGATTGTTCCCACAAATGCACAGATACTGGTATTCGATCTTACGCCGCGGCCGGTACACTATGCGGCAGACGGTTCGCTTCCGTCGGCTGATTTATATAGCAAAGTATTGAATACAAAGGATAATTTTTCGTGGGCATTCGGCATAGACGCTCTCGTTACACTAAAATCCGACCGGCTGGTAGCGGTCGTAGAAAAAGATACCATCCAAACGCAGGAAATGCTTGAATCATATATCGATTCGCATATACAGGCAGCCTTGCAAACGATTATGTACCGGTATGTTTCGGAACTGATCGACAACACTTATGAATATCAGCAAGTAAAAACCGACTACCACACGCTCTCCGAAAAAATTAAAGACGAACTTTCTAAAGCAACAGAGCCGGACTTTTCCGTAGAAGCCGTTACGTTAACAAAGCTGACAATTCCCGATATCCATACCTATAAGATTGCAGAACAGGCATATAACCTGTATGAGCAGCAGCGGGAAATGCTGTTGGCGGAAACCGCCGCAAAAGAAGCTCAGTATTCCGCTTCAGAACAATTCCAAATAGAGCGACTGACAAGATGGGGGGAGTTTTTGGCAAAGTACCCGCATATTATCGAACTTATCGCCGTTGCTCAACAGGATTCCAAAGCTGCGCTCGACGCATTAAAATCAGTAGAGAAAAAACAGGAATAA